One Bradyrhizobium zhanjiangense DNA segment encodes these proteins:
- a CDS encoding DUF488 family protein: MAKAKKLFTIGYEQTPPKAVLDELEQAGVKLVVDVRAVTSSRRPGFSKKQLSAGLDERGIAYIHLAALGTPKEGRLAARSGQYDVLEKIYSQHLKTPQAREEMDELSALVKKAGPVCLLCYERDHTHCHRQMIAEIIEERDGVAVKNLAGRQV; this comes from the coding sequence ATGGCAAAGGCGAAGAAGCTCTTCACCATCGGTTATGAGCAGACGCCGCCCAAGGCCGTGCTGGACGAGCTGGAACAGGCCGGCGTCAAGCTCGTGGTCGACGTGCGCGCGGTGACGTCCTCGCGACGGCCGGGATTCTCCAAGAAGCAGCTCTCCGCAGGACTCGACGAACGCGGTATCGCCTATATCCATCTCGCCGCGCTCGGCACGCCGAAGGAAGGCCGCCTCGCCGCCCGCAGCGGCCAATACGATGTGCTGGAAAAAATCTATTCACAGCACCTGAAGACGCCGCAGGCGCGAGAAGAGATGGACGAGCTCTCGGCGTTGGTGAAGAAGGCCGGCCCCGTGTGCCTGCTCTGCTACGAGCGCGACCACACCCACTGCCACCGCCAGATGATCGCGGAGATCATCGAGGAGCGCGATGGCGTGGCGGTGAAGAATTTGGCGGGGCGGCAGGTGTAG